The following are encoded in a window of Heterodontus francisci isolate sHetFra1 chromosome 2, sHetFra1.hap1, whole genome shotgun sequence genomic DNA:
- the LOC137346838 gene encoding N-myc proto-oncogene protein-like → MSGPAVIELPVCKDLKIIMIHESIAREKSPRTRTGSQTSIKQCSLETQQQHKCAVPSLPLSREPPALQQARMDSYLHETKYSSPNKSSTLGPNSSDPEDEERRRTRKALKRQRRNESKHCLLDLRDEVPVLSKNDKAPKVVILRKASEYVSRLKEEQQKLNAEREKLQKEQQQMRRKFPKQELSNHETIYGLLSLYTCKFHNLYPCVNNFDDI, encoded by the coding sequence atgagtggaccagcagtgatAGAACTGCCAGTATGTAAGGACCTCAAAATCATTAtgatccatgagagcattgccagggagaaatctccaaggaccagaaccggcTCGCagaccagcatcaaacagtgcagtctggaaacccagcaacagcacaaatgTGCCGTGCCTTCACTTCCGCTATCCAGAGAACCGCCAGCACTGCAGCAAGCCAGAATGGACagttatctccatgagaccaagtactcctcccccaacaagtcctcaaccttaggCCCCAATTCTTCAGACccagaggatgaggagagacgaAGGACACGCAAggccctgaagaggcagaggaggaatgagtcgaagcattgtctattggatcttcgagatgaggtgccggtactttccaagaatgacaaggccccaaaagtggtcatcttgagaaaagcatcagagtatgttagcaggctgaaggaggagcagcagaaactgaatgcagagagggagaaacttcagaaagaacagcaacagatgagacgcaaattccccaagcaagagttgtcaaaccacgagacgatatatggacttttgagcctctatacttgtaaatttcataatctctatccatgtgtaaataattttgatgatatctaa